In one window of Solanum pennellii chromosome 2, SPENNV200 DNA:
- the LOC107009938 gene encoding gibberellin 3-beta-dioxygenase 1-like produces MATSSTLEESFKENPLSLQHILPIDFHSIQEVPNSHLWPTINNSPISHDEKNPTVPILDLLAPNIVELIGHACKTWGIFQVVNHGISLQLFDEVESQARRLFALPAEEKVKVVRSTTGATGYGTARITPFFSKFMWHEGFTIMDSPLDHAKELWPHDYKKFCDVMGDYQKKMKALSFQLWMLILNYLQPSQEHSIKSFESTGALQLNSYPCCPNPNHALGLAPHTDSLFLTILHQTNNTKGLQILKKDQGWTSITPVSNDALIVNVGDLLHILSNGEFPSVYHRVLVDQTKHRVSIAYFFGPQVDSVIVPLVSSKDNVGVVPKYRNVKVKEYIDLKAKHLEKVFSMIRF; encoded by the exons ATGGCTACTTCTAGTACTCTTGAAGAATCTTTCAAAGAAAACCCCCTGAGCCTTCAACACATTCTTCCTATAGATTTTCATTCCATCCAAGAAGTTCCAAACTCTCATTTATGGCCTACTATCAATAATTCCCCAATTAGTCATGATGAAAAAAACCCTACTGTCCCAATACTTGATCTTTTAGCCCCTAATATTGTGGAACTTATAGGCCATGCATGCAAAACATGGGGGATATTTCAAGTTGTTAATCATGGGATTTCTTTACAACTTTTTGATGAAGTTGAATCTCAGGCAAGACGACTATTTGCCTTGCCAGCAGAAGAGAAGGTAAAGGTCGTGAGATCGACTACTGGCGCCACCGGCTATGGCACAGCTCGAATTACGCCATTTTTCTCCAAGTTCATGTGGCATGAAGGGTTCACCATTATGGATTCACCACTTGATCATGCTAAGGAACTTTGGCCACATGACTATAAAAAATTTTG TGATGTGATGGGAGATTATCAAAAGAAGATGAAAGCTCTATCCTTCCAACTCTGGATGCTTATCCTCAATTACTTACAACCATCTCAAGAACATTCAATTAAGTCATTTGAATCTACAGGAGCCTTACAATTGAATTCATATCCATGTtgccctaaccctaaccatgcATTAGGGTTAGCTCCTCACACAGATTCCTTATTCCTAACAATACTCCATCAAACAAATAACACAAAGGGtcttcaaatcttgaaaaaagaCCAAGGATGGACTTCAATTACTCCAGTTTCCAACGATGCCCTCATTGTTAACGTAGGTGATCTTCTTCATATACTCTCCAATGGAGAATTTCCATCGGTTTATCATCGAGTTCTCGTGGATCAAACTAAGCATAGAGTATCTATAGCTTATTTTTTTGGACCTCAAGTTGATTCTGTGATTGTTCCATTAGTTTCTTCTAAGGATAATGTTGGTGTTGTACCAAAATATAGAAATGTGAAGGTGAAAGAGTATATTGATCTCAAGGCTAAACATCTGGAGAAGGTGTTCTCAATGATTAGATTTTAA